In a single window of the Micromonospora sp. WMMD1155 genome:
- a CDS encoding tetratricopeptide repeat protein, protein MVDPAKFDFYAMDCYRIVGEDRLAEMYANEVINSSTDQNGIPRKPMRIAEARVTLGVTAARRGDVEAAVSHGRQALIGDRKSLPSLLMCSRELTGVLDKNYRKQAEVASYLEEVRTLAA, encoded by the coding sequence GTGGTCGATCCGGCGAAGTTCGACTTCTACGCGATGGACTGCTATCGGATCGTGGGCGAGGACCGCTTGGCCGAGATGTACGCCAATGAGGTCATCAACTCGTCAACGGACCAGAACGGAATTCCCCGGAAGCCGATGCGAATCGCAGAGGCACGAGTGACACTCGGCGTCACTGCTGCCCGCAGAGGAGATGTCGAGGCGGCAGTGTCTCACGGGCGGCAGGCTCTCATCGGCGACCGGAAGTCGCTGCCGTCTTTGCTGATGTGCTCGCGAGAACTCACCGGGGTCTTGGACAAGAACTATCGCAAGCAAGCCGAGGTAGCTTCCTACCTGGAGGAAGTCCGCACTCTGGCAGCGTGA
- a CDS encoding site-specific integrase translates to MASKRRFGRVRKLPSGRYQARYPGPDGVDRPAPHTFASKTDADRWLSGVETDLNRGTWRNPDVGRVALGDYLTEWVDHRPGLRPRTLDLYRWLHRKYIAPSLGDCFLTDLTPGAIRAWRADLLADGVSATMTAKAYRLLRAVLNTAVDDELIRRNPCRIQGAGIERPSERPTATVAQVFQLSDIVPGRLRVLILLAAFASLRYGELAALRRRDFDPRCRTLTVRATLVERQDGTLTFGPPKTDAGLRTVTIPAAIRRDVRTHLADFVAEDQDALVFTGAAGAVLRRSNFQRTCNWRASVTAVGLPGFHFHDLRHTGNTLASRTGASLADLMARMGHASTRAALIYQHTAQERDQHIADGLSEQIKKDRDRARNGHAKPKK, encoded by the coding sequence GTGGCTAGCAAGCGCCGCTTTGGCCGCGTCCGCAAGCTGCCGTCGGGCCGGTATCAAGCTCGCTATCCAGGTCCGGACGGCGTTGACCGACCGGCACCGCACACCTTCGCCAGCAAGACCGACGCCGACCGGTGGCTCTCTGGTGTCGAGACGGACTTGAACCGGGGTACCTGGCGTAACCCCGATGTCGGCCGTGTTGCTCTCGGGGACTACCTCACCGAGTGGGTTGACCACCGGCCGGGGCTGCGTCCTCGGACCCTCGACCTCTACCGCTGGCTGCACCGGAAGTACATCGCGCCGAGCCTGGGCGACTGCTTCCTCACCGACCTGACGCCCGGTGCTATCCGGGCATGGCGCGCTGATCTCCTCGCTGACGGAGTGAGCGCCACCATGACGGCTAAGGCATACCGCCTTCTTCGCGCCGTGCTGAACACCGCCGTTGACGACGAACTGATCCGGCGCAACCCCTGCCGCATCCAAGGTGCGGGCATCGAACGGCCTAGCGAGCGGCCGACCGCCACCGTCGCCCAGGTCTTTCAACTCTCCGACATCGTTCCCGGACGCCTTCGCGTCCTCATCCTGCTGGCCGCCTTCGCCAGCCTCCGCTACGGAGAGCTGGCAGCCTTGCGCCGCCGCGACTTCGACCCGCGCTGTCGGACCCTGACGGTCCGCGCGACTCTGGTCGAGCGCCAGGACGGCACCCTGACTTTCGGCCCGCCCAAGACCGATGCCGGCCTGCGAACGGTCACCATCCCTGCGGCCATCCGTCGCGACGTGCGGACGCACCTGGCCGACTTCGTTGCCGAAGACCAAGACGCACTCGTCTTCACTGGTGCTGCCGGCGCAGTCCTTCGCCGCTCCAACTTCCAGCGCACCTGCAACTGGCGGGCGTCCGTGACGGCAGTCGGTCTGCCCGGCTTCCACTTTCATGACCTGCGGCACACCGGGAACACCCTCGCGTCACGGACAGGCGCGAGCCTTGCCGACCTCATGGCCAGGATGGGCCATGCCTCCACCCGAGCTGCGCTGATCTACCAGCACACCGCCCAGGAACGCGACCAGCACATCGCTGACGGCCTCAGCGAGCAGATCAAGAAAGACCGGGATCGGGCACGTAACGGGCACGCCAAGCCGAAAAAGTGA
- a CDS encoding pyridoxamine 5'-phosphate oxidase family protein: protein MASWSDFAADEPRLADGIRVLLQQYGPGFGYLATVRADGGPRVHPVSPVITDEGLFCFIIDSPKRRDLERDGRYALHSFPPEESDDEAYLAGRARPVTDPVRVARLAQGSRAEPQADWRLFEFTVDVAMLTRREQHTAGVPGVTPTRPAVRVWLDPHASSAAAAPVAVSQARPTRISRDVQCTAA, encoded by the coding sequence ATGGCATCCTGGTCCGATTTCGCCGCCGACGAGCCCCGACTCGCCGACGGGATCCGCGTTCTCCTCCAGCAATACGGGCCGGGCTTCGGCTACCTGGCCACGGTCCGCGCCGACGGTGGGCCCCGGGTTCATCCGGTCTCCCCGGTCATCACGGACGAAGGTCTGTTCTGCTTCATCATCGACTCCCCGAAGCGCCGTGACCTCGAACGCGACGGCCGTTACGCGCTGCACTCGTTCCCCCCGGAGGAGAGCGACGACGAGGCTTACCTGGCGGGGCGGGCGCGTCCGGTGACCGATCCGGTCCGGGTGGCACGCCTGGCACAGGGCTCCCGGGCAGAGCCGCAGGCCGACTGGCGGCTGTTCGAGTTCACCGTCGACGTCGCCATGCTGACCCGCCGCGAGCAGCACACCGCCGGTGTTCCGGGGGTCACGCCGACCCGACCGGCGGTCCGGGTCTGGCTCGACCCGCACGCCTCGTCGGCGGCGGCCGCGCCGGTCGCCGTGTCGCAGGCCCGCCCGACCCGCATCAGCCGCGACGTCCAGTGCACGGCCGCCTGA
- the dcd gene encoding dCTP deaminase, with amino-acid sequence MLLSDRDLVSEIKAGTLGLEPFEPTLVQPSSIDVRLDRLFRVFNNHLYTHIDPAMQQDDLTSAVEVPDGEPFVLHPGEFVLASTLEVISLGDQLAGRLEGKSSLGRLGLLTHSTAGFIDPGFSGHVTLELSNVANLPITLWPGMKIGQLCIFRLSSPAEHPYGSVVYGSRYQGQRGPTPSRAWQHWRTWPTR; translated from the coding sequence ATGCTGCTCTCCGACCGCGACCTGGTCTCCGAGATCAAGGCCGGCACGCTGGGCCTGGAGCCGTTCGAGCCCACTTTGGTCCAACCCTCCAGCATCGACGTCCGACTCGACCGGCTGTTCCGGGTCTTCAACAACCACCTCTACACGCACATCGATCCGGCGATGCAGCAGGACGACCTCACCTCGGCGGTCGAGGTGCCCGACGGCGAGCCGTTCGTGCTGCACCCGGGGGAGTTCGTGCTCGCCTCGACGCTGGAGGTCATCTCCCTGGGCGACCAGCTCGCCGGCCGACTCGAAGGCAAGAGCTCGCTGGGCCGACTCGGGTTGCTCACGCACTCCACCGCCGGTTTCATCGACCCGGGCTTCTCCGGTCACGTGACGCTGGAGCTCTCCAACGTCGCGAACCTGCCGATCACCCTCTGGCCGGGCATGAAGATCGGGCAGCTGTGCATCTTCCGGCTCTCCTCGCCGGCCGAGCACCCGTACGGGTCGGTGGTCTACGGATCCCGCTACCAGGGCCAGCGGGGCCCGACGCCGAGCCGCGCCTGGCAGCACTGGCGCACCTGGCCGACCCGCTGA
- a CDS encoding NlpC/P60 family protein, which translates to MALHAPRPSSERSAAADPTPIVPRPRWSRFTTALAALVGVAVVLTGSATAAHADPSVAEIERQIDEDWNKLEPIIERHNATRADLAVKRKQADALATRIAPLEQQVDAAMNKVSALAVRAYKGETVSTVNAMLGSRSPSEVVSQLEMLDRFAHNQQRDVREVADLRDELAAQKAPLDEMVAQLTRTEAQLAAKKKQINEEIDRLQKLRLKVYGSGGGGPLRPAPCPGSYPGGAAGVAVKFACAQIGKPYVWGAEGPNSYDCSGLMLAAWAKAGVSLPHNAAAQSRVTKDVSKGDLRPGDLVFYYSDIHHVGMYVGEGWVVHASQAGQPVKMKKVDDGPIHSYGRPG; encoded by the coding sequence GTGGCACTCCATGCCCCGCGGCCGTCGTCCGAGCGGTCGGCAGCAGCCGACCCGACGCCGATCGTGCCGCGCCCACGCTGGTCCCGCTTCACCACCGCTCTCGCCGCCCTGGTCGGCGTCGCCGTCGTCCTGACCGGCAGCGCCACGGCGGCCCACGCCGACCCGTCCGTCGCCGAGATCGAGCGCCAGATCGACGAGGACTGGAACAAGCTCGAACCGATCATCGAACGGCACAACGCCACCCGGGCCGACCTCGCCGTCAAGCGCAAGCAGGCGGACGCCCTGGCCACCCGCATCGCCCCACTCGAACAGCAGGTCGACGCGGCGATGAACAAGGTCAGCGCGCTGGCCGTGCGGGCGTACAAGGGCGAAACCGTCTCGACGGTCAACGCGATGTTGGGCAGCCGGTCACCCAGCGAGGTGGTCAGTCAGCTCGAGATGCTCGACCGGTTCGCGCACAACCAGCAGCGGGACGTACGCGAGGTGGCCGACCTGCGTGACGAGCTGGCCGCGCAGAAGGCGCCGTTGGACGAGATGGTGGCCCAGCTGACGCGCACCGAGGCGCAGTTGGCGGCGAAGAAGAAGCAGATCAACGAAGAGATCGACCGGCTGCAGAAGCTGCGCCTCAAGGTGTACGGCAGCGGCGGCGGCGGTCCGTTGCGCCCGGCGCCCTGCCCCGGCAGTTATCCCGGCGGTGCTGCGGGTGTCGCGGTGAAGTTCGCCTGCGCCCAGATCGGCAAGCCCTACGTGTGGGGCGCCGAGGGCCCGAACTCGTACGACTGTTCCGGGCTCATGCTGGCCGCCTGGGCGAAGGCCGGTGTGTCGTTGCCCCACAACGCCGCCGCACAGAGTCGCGTCACCAAGGACGTCAGCAAGGGCGACCTGCGCCCCGGTGACCTCGTCTTCTACTACAGCGACATCCACCACGTCGGCATGTACGTCGGCGAGGGCTGGGTGGTGCACGCCTCACAGGCCGGCCAGCCGGTCAAGATGAAGAAGGTCGACGACGGCCCGATCCACAGCTACGGCCGTCCCGGCTGA
- a CDS encoding C40 family peptidase translates to MPVATMPPHRHDLKTSARPGRLRRGAHRLLVLVAAAAVGAGLLAAPAHAEPTVDEIEAQIDKKWEQLEPTIEQYNKVRAQLKVNRQKSADLQKKIEPLALQSELALNRVGDLASRYYISGPSHDIGSLLVSVKPDTLTEQLTVLDRLAAQERKEVEGVLAVRAKYDGEKQKLDTLIATQTKQQNDLAAKKKQIDAEIKQLEASMPKTTVKTAGCPTINGVTSSAAQKAIRTACQQVGDPYVWGATGPNSFDCSGLTQYAYKSAGIYLTHHTGDQWNEGKAISRADARPGDLVFFYSGLTHVGLYLGNNQMVHAPRAGKPVQVSSINTMPVAGFRRPG, encoded by the coding sequence GTGCCGGTGGCAACCATGCCCCCTCATCGTCACGACCTGAAAACGTCTGCTCGACCAGGGCGCCTCCGCCGTGGCGCCCACCGCCTGCTTGTCCTGGTCGCCGCCGCCGCAGTCGGCGCCGGTCTGCTCGCCGCGCCGGCGCACGCCGAGCCCACGGTCGACGAGATCGAGGCGCAGATCGACAAGAAGTGGGAGCAGTTGGAGCCCACGATCGAGCAGTACAACAAGGTTCGGGCGCAGCTGAAGGTCAATCGACAGAAGTCGGCGGACCTGCAGAAGAAGATCGAGCCGCTCGCGTTGCAGAGCGAGCTGGCGCTCAACCGGGTCGGCGACCTCGCCTCCCGCTACTACATCTCCGGCCCGTCGCACGACATCGGGTCGCTGCTGGTCAGCGTCAAGCCGGACACGCTCACCGAGCAGCTCACCGTCCTCGACCGCCTGGCCGCGCAGGAGCGCAAGGAGGTCGAGGGCGTGCTGGCCGTGCGGGCCAAGTACGACGGTGAGAAGCAGAAGCTGGACACCCTGATCGCCACCCAGACCAAGCAGCAGAACGATCTGGCGGCCAAGAAGAAGCAGATCGACGCCGAGATCAAGCAGCTTGAGGCGTCAATGCCCAAGACCACTGTCAAGACCGCGGGCTGCCCGACCATCAACGGTGTGACCAGCTCGGCCGCCCAGAAGGCGATCCGGACCGCCTGCCAGCAGGTCGGTGATCCGTACGTCTGGGGCGCCACCGGTCCGAACTCGTTCGACTGCTCGGGGCTGACCCAGTACGCCTACAAGTCGGCCGGGATCTACCTCACCCACCACACCGGTGACCAGTGGAACGAGGGCAAGGCCATCTCGCGAGCTGACGCCCGACCCGGTGACCTGGTCTTCTTCTACTCCGGCCTGACGCATGTCGGCCTGTACCTGGGTAACAACCAGATGGTGCACGCGCCACGTGCCGGTAAACCGGTGCAGGTGTCCAGCATCAACACGATGCCGGTCGCCGGGTTCCGCAGACCCGGCTGA
- a CDS encoding hemolysin family protein translates to MTELLVTAVLLLGNGFFVGSEFALIASRRTVIEPLAAGSKRARWALSAMNQIPLMIAGAQLGITVCSLGLGAIAEPALAHLLEPPFHAAGLPEGAVHPVAFVLALGVVVFLHTVVGEMVPKNITLAGPEVSALWLGPAMLAFCVATKPLLLAMKWAARRVLAFWRIEASEAVKTVFTAEELAGLVAQARTEGLLDEEQHVRITGALALHSRTAADALQPWSTVVTVAEDVSPASLEVLAMRTGRSRFPVVQRSTRRVLGFVHVKDVLGYSGRGRRSPVPAEVYRPLAVVPPERTLADLLLAMRRERRHMVLVSDGRRPLGVVTLDDVLTAIVG, encoded by the coding sequence ATGACTGAGCTGCTGGTGACCGCGGTGCTGCTGCTCGGCAACGGGTTCTTCGTGGGCAGCGAGTTCGCGCTCATCGCCTCCCGGCGGACGGTGATCGAGCCGCTGGCCGCGGGGTCGAAGCGGGCCCGCTGGGCGCTGTCGGCGATGAACCAGATCCCGCTGATGATCGCGGGCGCGCAGCTCGGCATCACGGTCTGCTCGTTGGGTCTGGGCGCGATCGCCGAGCCGGCCCTGGCGCACCTGCTGGAGCCGCCGTTCCACGCGGCCGGTCTGCCCGAGGGCGCGGTACACCCGGTGGCGTTCGTGCTGGCCCTGGGCGTGGTGGTCTTCCTGCACACGGTCGTCGGCGAGATGGTGCCGAAGAACATCACGTTGGCCGGGCCGGAGGTGTCCGCGCTCTGGCTCGGCCCGGCGATGCTGGCGTTCTGCGTGGCCACCAAACCGCTGCTGCTCGCGATGAAGTGGGCGGCCCGCCGGGTGCTCGCTTTCTGGCGGATCGAGGCGTCCGAGGCGGTGAAGACGGTGTTCACCGCCGAGGAGTTGGCCGGGCTCGTCGCGCAGGCGCGTACGGAGGGCCTGCTCGACGAGGAGCAGCACGTCCGGATCACCGGTGCGCTGGCCCTGCACAGTCGAACGGCGGCGGACGCGCTGCAGCCGTGGTCGACGGTGGTCACGGTGGCCGAGGACGTGTCGCCGGCGTCACTGGAGGTGCTGGCGATGCGGACCGGCCGGTCCCGGTTTCCGGTGGTACAGCGGTCGACCCGCCGGGTGCTCGGGTTCGTGCACGTCAAGGACGTGCTCGGGTACTCCGGGCGAGGTCGCCGGTCGCCGGTGCCGGCCGAGGTCTACCGGCCGCTGGCGGTGGTGCCGCCGGAGCGTACGCTGGCCGACCTGCTGCTGGCCATGCGCCGGGAGCGGCGGCACATGGTGCTGGTCAGCGACGGCCGGCGCCCTCTCGGTGTGGTCACCCTCGACGATGTATTGACCGCAATCGTTGGGTGA
- a CDS encoding hemolysin family protein produces MLLPLVGFVALTAGNAFFVAAEFALVTVDRAEIDRRAAGGDQAALTVRTALRELSFQLSGAQLGITITALLTGYLAEPALARIFTPLLRPMVGENTGRITPFLALALATLISMLFGELVPKNAALARPMPAALATAGPMHAFSRTFGWLIRGLNGSANRLVRAFGVEPQEELASARSPEELGLLAAISARAGALPTDTAMLLRRTIRFGDKRAAEAMTPRVDVVALRATATVAELLEASRRTGRTRFPVYEETLDLVTGVAGVPDALGVPLAARASTMVGAVAREPVYVPESLDLDGVLAALKAAGADLAIVVDEYGGTDGVVTIEDLVEELVGEIADEFDPASVDDHGAVELTVPGGERTVLVDGVLRFDEVAEQTGFRLPDGPYETLAGFLMARLGHIPLAGETVEEGGWEFTVVEVERHRIEQVRVLRPAEPDDDD; encoded by the coding sequence ATGCTGTTGCCCCTGGTCGGCTTCGTTGCGCTGACCGCGGGCAACGCGTTCTTCGTCGCGGCCGAGTTCGCGCTGGTCACGGTCGACCGCGCGGAGATCGACCGGCGGGCGGCCGGGGGTGACCAGGCCGCTCTGACGGTACGCACGGCACTGCGCGAACTCTCCTTCCAGCTCTCCGGCGCGCAGCTCGGCATCACCATCACCGCGCTGCTCACCGGTTACCTGGCCGAACCGGCCCTGGCCCGGATCTTCACCCCGCTGTTGCGCCCGATGGTCGGCGAGAACACCGGGCGGATCACCCCGTTCCTCGCGTTGGCCCTGGCCACCCTGATCTCCATGCTCTTCGGCGAGTTGGTGCCGAAGAACGCCGCCCTGGCCCGGCCGATGCCCGCGGCGCTGGCCACGGCCGGGCCGATGCACGCCTTCTCCCGGACGTTCGGGTGGCTGATCCGGGGGTTGAACGGATCGGCGAACCGGCTGGTGCGGGCGTTCGGCGTGGAGCCGCAGGAGGAGTTGGCGAGCGCCCGCTCGCCGGAGGAGCTGGGACTGCTGGCGGCCATCTCGGCCCGGGCCGGTGCGTTGCCGACGGACACCGCGATGCTGCTGCGCCGCACCATCCGGTTCGGCGACAAGCGGGCCGCGGAGGCGATGACCCCCCGGGTGGACGTCGTCGCGCTGCGCGCCACCGCCACGGTGGCCGAGCTGCTGGAGGCGTCCCGGCGCACCGGACGGACCCGCTTCCCGGTGTACGAGGAGACCCTCGACCTGGTCACCGGGGTGGCCGGTGTGCCCGACGCGCTGGGCGTTCCGCTGGCCGCCCGGGCGTCGACGATGGTCGGCGCGGTGGCCCGCGAGCCGGTGTACGTGCCGGAGAGCCTCGATCTGGACGGCGTGCTCGCCGCGTTGAAGGCCGCCGGTGCCGACCTGGCCATCGTGGTGGACGAGTACGGCGGAACGGACGGCGTGGTCACGATCGAGGACCTGGTCGAGGAGTTGGTGGGTGAGATCGCCGACGAGTTCGACCCGGCGAGCGTGGACGACCACGGTGCGGTCGAGCTGACCGTGCCCGGTGGTGAGCGCACGGTGCTCGTCGACGGGGTGCTCCGCTTCGACGAGGTGGCCGAGCAGACGGGTTTCCGGCTGCCCGACGGGCCGTACGAGACGTTGGCCGGGTTCCTGATGGCCCGGCTCGGGCACATCCCGCTGGCCGGTGAGACGGTCGAGGAGGGTGGCTGGGAGTTCACCGTGGTCGAGGTGGAACGTCACCGGATCGAGCAGGTCCGGGTGTTGCGCCCGGCGGAGCCCGACGACGATGACTGA